One Leptolyngbyaceae cyanobacterium genomic window carries:
- the aroA gene encoding 3-phosphoshikimate 1-carboxyvinyltransferase → MLVPTVTVKTIENQQSLQIQRPSSDFSLQGRIKVPGDKSISHRALMLGALAEGETQIKGLLLGEDPRSTAECFRALGAEISELNTELVKVKGIGLGEIREPNDILNAGNSGTTMRLMLGILASHPDRFFTVTGDSSLRSRPMSRVIQPLEQMGASIWGRKGNSLAPLAVRGRSLKAITYHSPIASAQVKSCILLAGLMVEGKTTVTEPALSRDHSERMLKGFGAQVIVDPQTNSATVVGPAKLIGQSVIVPGDISSAAFWLVAGAIVPGSELVIENVGVNPTRTGILEALGMMGADIQLENQREVAGEPVADLRVRYGRLKACQIGGDLIPRLIDEIPILAVAAVFAEGTTVIKDAAELRVKESDRISVMASQLNRMGAKVTELPDGMEITGGTALVGTDVDSHTDHRIAMSFAIAALNAKGTTIVNRAEAASISYPDFFATLKQICGQND, encoded by the coding sequence ATGCTTGTGCCAACTGTCACCGTTAAAACGATCGAAAATCAGCAATCTTTGCAAATTCAAAGACCGAGTTCCGATTTTTCTCTCCAAGGACGGATAAAAGTACCGGGAGATAAGTCGATTTCTCACCGGGCGTTGATGTTGGGTGCGCTCGCCGAAGGGGAAACGCAGATTAAAGGGCTACTTTTAGGGGAAGACCCTCGCAGTACGGCGGAGTGTTTCCGGGCGTTGGGGGCAGAAATTTCCGAGTTGAATACGGAATTGGTAAAGGTGAAAGGTATTGGTTTGGGTGAAATCCGAGAACCGAATGATATTTTAAATGCGGGTAATTCCGGGACTACCATGCGGCTGATGTTGGGTATTTTGGCTTCTCACCCGGATCGGTTTTTTACGGTAACGGGGGATAGTTCTTTGCGATCGCGTCCGATGTCCCGCGTCATCCAACCATTGGAACAAATGGGTGCTAGCATTTGGGGACGGAAGGGAAATTCTTTAGCACCGCTGGCTGTGCGAGGACGATCGCTAAAAGCGATTACTTATCATTCTCCCATTGCTTCTGCCCAAGTGAAATCCTGCATTTTATTGGCGGGACTGATGGTGGAAGGAAAAACTACCGTGACAGAACCAGCCCTTTCTCGCGATCATAGCGAACGGATGTTGAAAGGGTTTGGGGCCCAAGTGATTGTCGATCCCCAAACCAATAGCGCGACGGTGGTTGGCCCTGCTAAACTGATCGGACAGTCGGTAATCGTACCTGGGGATATTAGTTCGGCAGCTTTTTGGCTGGTGGCTGGTGCGATCGTACCGGGATCGGAGTTAGTAATTGAAAATGTAGGGGTTAATCCAACTCGTACTGGTATTTTAGAAGCGCTGGGGATGATGGGCGCTGATATTCAGTTAGAAAACCAACGGGAAGTCGCCGGCGAACCGGTCGCGGATTTACGGGTACGGTACGGACGCCTGAAAGCTTGTCAAATCGGTGGCGATTTAATACCTCGTTTAATTGATGAAATTCCGATTTTGGCAGTGGCGGCGGTATTTGCCGAAGGTACGACGGTAATTAAAGATGCAGCGGAGTTGCGCGTGAAAGAAAGCGATCGCATTTCCGTAATGGCTTCTCAATTAAACCGGATGGGTGCGAAAGTAACCGAATTACCCGATGGGATGGAAATTACGGGCGGTACGGCTTTAGTCGGTACGGATGTAGATAGCCATACCGATCATCGAATCGCCATGAGTTTTGCGATCGCCGCCTTAAATGCTAAGGGTACTACGATCGTTAATCGTGCGGAAGCTGCCAGCATTTCCTACCCCGATTTCTTTGCTACTCTAAAACAAATTTGCGGACAAAACGATTAA
- the recF gene encoding DNA replication/repair protein RecF, translated as MYLKSLHLLNFRNYLDQQVEFEAPKTILLGNNAQGKSNLLEAVELLSTLKSHRVTRDRDLVREGSELSQVNATVERQTGAIDLALTLRRNGRRTVALRGEHLRRQLEFLGTLNAVQFSSMDLDLVRGGPEQRRNWLDTLVIQLEPYYAHILHQYNKILRQRNALLKQIGERESRGDSAVSPSQLALWDAQLVAAGCRVIRRRARALQRLAPIAKLWHQAIAGSTEELEVKYVPHIDFARDNSESIQQAFFEKIEQRSIAEQHQGTTLVGPHRDEIELSIDRTPARQYGSQGQQRTLVLALKLAELKLIEDVVGEPPLLLLDDVLAELDPNRQNQLLEAIQDRFQTLITTTHLNAFDRGWLNASQILSVKAGQIYHQPLT; from the coding sequence ATGTATTTGAAAAGCTTACACTTGCTGAATTTCCGCAATTACCTAGATCAGCAAGTGGAATTTGAGGCTCCCAAAACAATTTTGTTGGGGAACAACGCTCAGGGTAAATCTAATTTATTGGAAGCGGTAGAGTTACTTTCTACTCTCAAAAGTCATCGGGTAACGCGCGATCGCGATTTAGTTCGCGAAGGCTCGGAATTAAGTCAAGTCAATGCTACCGTCGAACGCCAAACAGGTGCGATCGACTTGGCTTTAACTCTGCGTCGTAACGGACGCCGTACCGTTGCACTCAGAGGAGAACATCTGCGGCGTCAGTTGGAATTTTTGGGAACGCTGAATGCGGTGCAATTTTCCAGCATGGACTTAGATTTGGTGCGAGGTGGGCCAGAACAGCGCCGTAATTGGTTGGATACGTTGGTGATTCAACTGGAACCATATTACGCTCACATTTTGCACCAATACAATAAAATTTTACGCCAGCGCAACGCCCTGCTCAAACAAATAGGGGAACGAGAAAGTAGGGGAGATAGTGCAGTTTCACCATCACAGCTAGCTTTGTGGGATGCACAATTAGTAGCAGCTGGTTGTCGGGTGATCAGACGCCGAGCTAGAGCTTTGCAGCGGTTGGCTCCCATTGCTAAACTATGGCATCAAGCGATCGCGGGTAGTACTGAGGAACTGGAAGTGAAATACGTTCCTCATATCGATTTTGCACGAGATAATTCAGAATCGATTCAACAAGCTTTTTTTGAGAAAATAGAGCAGCGTAGCATCGCCGAACAACACCAGGGTACTACTTTGGTTGGCCCTCATCGGGATGAAATAGAATTGTCGATCGATCGAACTCCTGCTCGTCAATATGGTTCTCAAGGTCAGCAGCGTACTTTGGTGCTAGCTCTTAAACTAGCAGAGTTAAAATTAATTGAAGATGTCGTTGGCGAACCGCCGCTGCTGTTGCTGGATGACGTGTTAGCCGAGTTAGATCCCAACCGTCAAAATCAACTGCTCGAAGCAATTCAAGACCGCTTTCAAACTTTGATTACCACTACTCATTTAAATGCTTTCGATCGCGGATGGCTGAATGCTTCTCAAATTCTTTCCGTGAAAGCTGGACAAATTTACCATCAGCCACTAACCTAA
- a CDS encoding cation-transporting P-type ATPase translates to MKKSGLLIAAVLLGLLGIGAAYASEFIVCKQLTQQCVLVTDGSKLSPDALGIRMNLATANIIRSIPLVCLLLGVTFWVVGWWKSKKPAKKPSTANQLRPSAAKDLGVAWHSLDVNKTLDALNSERQTGLTTKQVEERRQRYGLNELEETAGRSNWQILLDQFTNIMLLMLIGVAFVSGILDLVKLQQEGLSAGEVPFKDTIAILAIVILNGILGYLQETRAEKALAALKRLSSPKVRVIRDGRTLEVNAKELVPGDIMLLDAGVQVAADGRLVEVANLQIREAALTGEAEAVNKQADLKLSEETSLGDRLNLVFQGTEVVQGRGTVIVTNTGMQTELGRIAALLQGVESEPTPLQQRMGQLGNVLVTGSLVLVVLVVVGGLFRSGWNFNTFIELVEVSLSMAVAVVPEGLPAVITVTLALGTQRMVKRQALIRKLPAVETLGSVTTICSDKTGTLTQNKMVVQQVTTGNQTFQVTGEGYAPKGEFVLENRSVAVSQFPELQQLLLACTLCNDAFLQCEADNKPGREGGNWTILGDPTEGALLTLAGKGKLQKEQLSARMSRVAEIPFSSERKRMSVICRGNGSEYSQAPFLMFTKGSPELILERCTSYQVGSSTIELTQEDRRYILEQNNQMAAKGLRVLGFAAKPLSTQPAPEPDENMEAELIWLGLVGMLDAPRPEVREAVAKCKQAGIRPVMITGDHQLTAKAIAYDLGIAEEGARVLTGQELQKLSQAELEQEVDRVSIYARVSPEHKLRIVQALQTRGKFVAMTGDGVNDAPALKQADIGIAMGITGTDVSKEASDMVLLDDNFATIVAATEEGRVVYTNIRRFIKYILGSNIGEVLTIAAAPILNLGGVPLTPLQILWMNLVTDGVPALALAVEPAEPNVMRRPPFSPRESIFSRGLGAYMVRIGIVFAILTIIMMSVAVRFFPGQWKTMVFTTLCLAQMGHAIAIRSNTRLTIELNPFTNLFVWGAVILTTLLQLMLIYVPPLRAFFGTEILSLPQLLICLGFSMLMFVWIEMEKLFLRFYHRRS, encoded by the coding sequence GTGAAAAAGTCAGGTTTACTGATAGCAGCGGTACTGTTAGGTTTATTAGGGATTGGCGCAGCCTATGCCTCCGAATTCATAGTTTGTAAACAATTAACCCAACAGTGCGTTCTGGTCACCGATGGTAGCAAGCTTTCGCCAGATGCACTGGGCATTAGAATGAACTTAGCTACCGCCAACATCATTAGGTCAATACCGCTCGTTTGTTTGCTCTTAGGCGTGACTTTTTGGGTCGTTGGATGGTGGAAATCAAAAAAACCAGCCAAAAAACCCTCTACTGCAAACCAGCTTAGACCTTCTGCCGCCAAAGATTTAGGGGTAGCTTGGCACAGTCTAGATGTGAATAAAACTCTAGATGCGCTCAACAGCGAAAGGCAAACTGGTTTAACTACCAAGCAAGTCGAAGAACGTCGGCAAAGGTACGGACTCAACGAACTAGAAGAAACCGCCGGACGTAGCAATTGGCAAATTCTCTTAGATCAGTTCACCAATATCATGTTGTTGATGCTGATCGGAGTAGCGTTTGTTTCTGGCATTCTCGATTTAGTCAAACTCCAACAGGAAGGATTATCTGCGGGAGAAGTTCCCTTTAAAGATACGATCGCGATTTTGGCGATCGTGATCCTCAACGGTATTTTGGGCTACCTGCAAGAAACCCGTGCGGAAAAAGCACTAGCTGCCCTCAAACGCCTTTCTTCTCCAAAAGTGCGCGTAATTCGGGATGGCAGAACCTTGGAAGTGAACGCCAAAGAACTCGTACCGGGAGATATCATGCTCTTGGACGCGGGAGTGCAAGTAGCGGCAGACGGGCGCTTGGTCGAAGTTGCCAATCTACAGATTCGGGAAGCCGCGCTAACTGGGGAAGCAGAAGCAGTCAACAAACAAGCTGATTTAAAACTCAGCGAAGAAACATCCTTGGGCGATCGCCTTAACCTGGTGTTTCAAGGTACCGAAGTAGTGCAAGGACGGGGCACCGTAATTGTTACCAACACGGGAATGCAAACCGAACTGGGGCGAATCGCGGCTTTATTGCAAGGGGTAGAAAGCGAACCAACTCCTTTACAACAACGGATGGGGCAGTTGGGCAACGTCTTGGTGACGGGATCTTTGGTTCTAGTAGTTTTAGTGGTAGTAGGCGGTTTGTTCCGCAGTGGATGGAACTTCAACACCTTTATCGAACTAGTAGAAGTTTCTCTGAGTATGGCAGTGGCGGTAGTACCAGAAGGTTTGCCGGCAGTGATTACGGTTACGCTGGCATTGGGAACGCAGCGGATGGTGAAGCGACAAGCTTTAATTCGCAAATTGCCAGCAGTCGAAACTTTGGGTTCGGTAACTACCATTTGCTCGGATAAAACCGGCACCCTCACTCAAAATAAAATGGTGGTACAGCAGGTTACCACTGGAAATCAAACATTTCAAGTGACTGGCGAAGGTTATGCTCCCAAAGGAGAATTCGTATTAGAAAATCGATCGGTAGCAGTCAGTCAATTTCCCGAACTGCAACAATTGTTACTGGCTTGCACTCTGTGTAACGATGCTTTTCTGCAATGCGAAGCCGACAATAAGCCGGGAAGGGAAGGCGGAAACTGGACTATTTTGGGAGATCCCACAGAAGGAGCTTTGCTAACCCTGGCTGGGAAAGGCAAGCTGCAAAAAGAACAATTGAGCGCTCGGATGTCCCGCGTAGCGGAAATTCCTTTTTCTTCCGAACGCAAGCGGATGTCGGTAATTTGTCGGGGAAATGGCAGCGAGTATTCCCAAGCTCCCTTTTTGATGTTTACCAAGGGGTCGCCAGAGTTAATTTTAGAGCGTTGTACTTCTTATCAAGTAGGCTCTAGCACGATCGAATTAACTCAAGAAGACCGCAGGTATATTTTAGAACAAAACAATCAAATGGCCGCCAAAGGTCTGCGGGTATTGGGTTTTGCTGCTAAACCTTTATCTACTCAGCCCGCACCAGAACCAGATGAAAATATGGAAGCGGAATTGATCTGGTTGGGATTAGTGGGAATGCTGGATGCTCCCAGACCGGAAGTGCGAGAAGCAGTAGCAAAATGTAAGCAAGCAGGTATTCGCCCGGTGATGATTACTGGCGATCACCAGTTAACTGCCAAAGCGATCGCATACGATCTGGGTATTGCCGAAGAAGGTGCTAGAGTCCTGACCGGTCAAGAATTGCAAAAACTCTCTCAGGCAGAACTCGAACAAGAAGTAGACCGGGTAAGCATCTACGCTCGCGTTTCCCCAGAACACAAATTACGCATCGTTCAAGCACTGCAAACTCGCGGTAAATTCGTTGCCATGACGGGAGACGGCGTGAACGACGCGCCCGCTCTCAAACAAGCAGACATCGGTATTGCAATGGGAATTACCGGTACCGACGTGAGTAAAGAAGCTAGCGATATGGTGCTGCTGGACGATAACTTCGCTACCATTGTGGCTGCGACAGAAGAAGGGCGCGTTGTCTACACCAATATCCGCCGCTTTATTAAATACATTCTCGGTAGCAATATCGGTGAGGTATTAACCATTGCGGCTGCTCCTATATTGAATTTGGGAGGAGTTCCCCTCACACCTTTACAAATTCTCTGGATGAACTTAGTAACTGATGGCGTTCCCGCTCTTGCATTGGCGGTGGAACCGGCAGAACCGAACGTGATGCGCCGTCCTCCTTTTAGCCCGCGTGAAAGTATTTTTTCACGGGGATTGGGAGCTTATATGGTGAGAATTGGGATCGTGTTTGCCATTCTGACGATTATTATGATGTCTGTGGCTGTCCGTTTCTTCCCGGGGCAGTGGAAGACAATGGTATTTACTACTCTTTGTCTGGCTCAAATGGGTCACGCGATCGCCATTCGTTCCAATACTCGATTGACGATCGAGTTAAATCCCTTCACTAACCTTTTCGTTTGGGGCGCGGTAATTTTAACCACTTTATTGCAGCTAATGCTGATTTACGTACCACCGCTGCGAGCTTTCTTCGGTACTGAAATACTGAGTTTGCCACAATTACTGATCTGTCTGGGCTTTAGTATGTTGATGTTTGTTTGGATCGAAATGGAAAAATTGTTCCTTCGCTTCTATCACAGAAGAAGTTGA